One genomic segment of Pseudomonas sp. p1(2021b) includes these proteins:
- a CDS encoding glutamine--tRNA ligase/YqeY domain fusion protein — translation MSKPTADNAPNAAAKGAPAVPANFLRPIVQADLDSGKHSSIVTRFPPEPNGYLHIGHAKSICVNFGLAKEFGGVCHLRFDDTNPAKEDQEYIDAIQRDVKWLGFEWAGPVRFASDYFDQLHDWAVELIKSGDAYVCDLTPEQAKEYRGSLTEPGKNSPFRERSVEENLDLFARMKAGEFKDGERVLRAKIDMASPNMNLRDPILYRIRHAHHHQTGDKWCIYPNYDFTHGQSDAIEGITHSICTLEFESHRPLYDWFLDKLPVPARPRQYEFSRLNLNYTITSKRKLKQLVDEKHVDAWDDPRMSTLSGFRRRGYTPASIRNFCEMIGTNRSDGVVDMSMLEFSIRDDLDRTAPRAMCVLRPLKVVITNYPEGQVEQLELPRHPKEDMGVRVLPFSRELYIDRDDFMEEPPKGYKRLEPAGEVRLRGSYVIRADEAIKDAEGNIVELRCSYDPDTLGKNPEGRKVKGVIHWVPAEGSVECEVRLYDRLFRSPNPEKTEEGGSFLDNINPNSLHVLTGCRAEPSLAQAAPEDRFQFEREGYFCADLKDSQPGRPVFNRTVTLRDSWGS, via the coding sequence ATGAGCAAGCCCACTGCCGACAACGCGCCCAACGCCGCTGCCAAAGGCGCTCCCGCCGTCCCTGCGAACTTCCTGCGGCCGATCGTCCAGGCCGACCTGGACTCGGGCAAGCACAGCAGCATCGTCACCCGCTTCCCGCCGGAGCCCAACGGCTACCTGCACATCGGCCATGCCAAGTCGATCTGCGTGAACTTCGGCCTGGCCAAGGAGTTCGGTGGTGTCTGCCACCTGCGTTTCGATGACACCAACCCGGCCAAGGAAGACCAGGAGTACATCGATGCCATCCAGCGTGACGTCAAGTGGCTGGGCTTCGAGTGGGCCGGCCCGGTGCGCTTCGCCTCGGACTACTTCGACCAGCTCCACGACTGGGCTGTCGAGCTGATCAAGTCGGGCGATGCCTATGTTTGCGACCTGACCCCCGAGCAGGCCAAGGAATACCGCGGCAGCCTGACCGAGCCAGGCAAGAACAGCCCGTTCCGCGAGCGCAGTGTCGAGGAGAACCTGGACCTGTTCGCACGTATGAAGGCCGGCGAGTTCAAGGATGGCGAGCGCGTGCTGCGCGCCAAGATCGACATGGCCTCGCCGAACATGAACCTGCGCGACCCGATCCTGTACCGCATCCGCCATGCCCACCACCACCAGACCGGTGACAAGTGGTGCATCTACCCGAACTACGACTTCACCCATGGCCAGTCGGACGCCATCGAAGGCATCACCCACTCGATCTGCACCCTGGAGTTCGAAAGCCATCGTCCGTTGTACGACTGGTTCCTCGACAAGCTGCCGGTGCCGGCACGCCCGCGCCAGTACGAGTTCAGCCGCCTGAACCTGAACTACACCATCACTTCCAAGCGCAAGCTCAAGCAGCTGGTGGACGAGAAGCACGTCGATGCCTGGGACGACCCGCGCATGTCGACCCTGTCGGGCTTCCGTCGCCGCGGCTACACGCCGGCCTCGATCCGCAACTTCTGCGAAATGATCGGCACCAACCGTTCCGACGGCGTGGTCGACATGTCGATGCTCGAGTTCAGCATCCGTGACGACCTCGACCGCACCGCGCCGCGTGCCATGTGCGTGCTGCGCCCGCTGAAGGTGGTCATCACCAACTACCCAGAGGGCCAGGTGGAGCAGCTCGAGCTGCCGCGTCATCCCAAGGAAGACATGGGCGTGCGCGTGCTGCCGTTTTCCCGCGAGCTGTACATCGACCGCGACGACTTCATGGAAGAGCCGCCGAAAGGCTACAAGCGCCTGGAGCCGGCCGGTGAGGTGCGCCTGCGTGGCAGCTACGTGATCCGTGCCGACGAAGCCATCAAGGACGCCGAAGGCAACATCGTCGAGCTGCGCTGCTCGTACGACCCCGACACCCTGGGCAAGAACCCCGAGGGCCGCAAGGTCAAGGGCGTGATCCACTGGGTGCCGGCCGAAGGCAGCGTCGAATGCGAAGTGCGCCTGTACGACCGCCTGTTCCGCTCGCCGAACCCGGAGAAGACCGAGGAGGGCGGCAGCTTCCTGGACAACATCAACCCGAATTCGCTGCACGTGCTGACCGGCTGCCGCGCCGAGCCGTCGCTGGCCCAGGCCGCGCCTGAGGACCGCTTCCAGTTCGAGCGCGAAGGCTACTTCTGCGCCGACCTCAAGGACAGCCAGCCGGGCCGTCCGGTGTTCAACCGCACCGTCACCCTGCGTGACTCCTGGGGCAGCTGA
- the cysS gene encoding cysteine--tRNA ligase: MLTIYNTLSKTKEAFKPLDGNKVRMYVCGMTVYDYCHLGHGRSMVAFDLITRWLRKSGYELTYVRNITDIDDKIINRANENGERFDELTARMIDAMHEDERRLNILPPDQEPRATDHIPGMHAMIQTLIDKGYAYAPGNGDVYYRVGKFVGYGKLSRRKIEDLRIGARIEVGEAKQDPLDFVLWKAAKPGEPSWESPWGPGRPGWHIECSVMSTCCLGESFDIHGGGSDLEFPHHENEIAQSEAATGKPYANAWMHCGMIRINGEKMSKSLNNFFTIRDVLDKYHPEVVRYLLVASHYRSAINYSEDSLRESKGALERFYHALRGLPRVAAKGGEEFVERFSVAMNDDFGTPEACAVLFDLVREINRLRDVDPQAAAGLAGRLRELGDVLGVLQLEADDFLRAGAEGKVDAAEVEALIQARLQARADKNWAESDRIRDQLTAMGVVLEDGKGGTTWRLAD, encoded by the coding sequence GTGCTTACCATCTACAACACCCTGAGCAAGACCAAGGAAGCCTTCAAGCCCCTGGACGGCAACAAGGTGCGCATGTACGTGTGCGGCATGACCGTATACGACTACTGCCACCTGGGCCATGGCCGCAGCATGGTGGCCTTCGACCTGATCACCCGTTGGCTGCGCAAGAGCGGCTACGAGCTGACCTATGTGCGCAACATCACCGACATCGACGACAAGATCATCAACCGCGCCAATGAAAACGGCGAGCGTTTCGATGAGCTGACCGCGCGCATGATCGATGCCATGCACGAGGACGAGCGCCGCCTGAACATCCTGCCACCAGACCAGGAGCCGCGTGCCACCGACCACATCCCCGGCATGCACGCGATGATCCAGACCCTGATCGACAAGGGCTACGCCTACGCGCCGGGTAATGGCGACGTGTACTACCGGGTCGGCAAGTTCGTCGGCTACGGCAAGCTGTCGCGGCGCAAGATCGAAGACCTGCGCATCGGTGCGCGCATCGAAGTCGGTGAGGCCAAGCAGGACCCGCTGGACTTCGTCCTGTGGAAGGCCGCCAAGCCGGGCGAGCCGAGCTGGGAGTCGCCGTGGGGGCCAGGCCGTCCGGGCTGGCATATCGAGTGCTCGGTGATGTCCACTTGCTGCCTGGGCGAGAGCTTCGACATTCATGGCGGCGGCAGCGACCTGGAGTTCCCGCACCACGAGAACGAGATCGCCCAGAGCGAGGCGGCTACCGGCAAACCGTACGCCAATGCCTGGATGCACTGCGGGATGATCCGGATCAACGGCGAGAAGATGTCCAAATCGTTGAACAACTTCTTCACCATCCGCGACGTGCTCGATAAGTACCACCCGGAGGTGGTGCGCTACCTGCTGGTGGCCAGCCACTACCGTAGCGCCATCAACTATTCCGAAGACAGCCTGCGCGAGTCCAAGGGCGCCCTGGAGCGCTTCTACCATGCGCTGCGTGGGCTGCCGCGGGTGGCGGCCAAGGGCGGCGAGGAATTCGTCGAGCGCTTCAGCGTTGCCATGAACGATGACTTCGGTACCCCCGAAGCCTGTGCGGTGCTGTTCGACCTGGTGCGCGAGATCAACCGCCTGCGCGATGTCGACCCACAGGCCGCCGCAGGCCTGGCAGGCCGTCTGCGCGAACTGGGCGATGTGCTGGGTGTGCTGCAGCTGGAGGCCGATGACTTCCTGCGTGCCGGTGCCGAAGGCAAGGTCGATGCGGCCGAAGTAGAAGCGCTGATCCAGGCGCGCCTGCAGGCGCGTGCGGACAAGAACTGGGCCGAGTCCGATCGTATCCGCGACCAGCTGACCGCCATGGGCGTGGTGCTCGAAGACGGCAAGGGCGGGACCACCTGGCGCTTGGCTGACTGA
- a CDS encoding sensor histidine kinase: MPLPNPSKGWSSSTSRLLALYSFLFVAWSSILMGVLYFEVSSYLNKLTRHSMLQRQHLFAHMTGKQLDDALIASQAFEERSFDAYGLFDAQLNPISGRIRAIPPELGLDGQVHELKRCLDADDPHVPRDSCDAVAIQVKDGRWLVLVRDNGSLFVVTRIILHALLWGISLTLIPGFAGWYLLRRRPLKRIRAIQAQAELIVAGDLTHRLPLSARRDELDMLAAIVNAMLDRIERLMHEVKGVCDNIAHDLRTPLTRLRAQLYRIRQQSGDHAPEAQALDQAIGETDTLMARFRGLLRISELEDRQRRAGFVELDPHALLVELHDFYLPLAEDGGIRLALVQPEQLPPLHGDRELLFEALANLVGNGIKFTPDGGQVRIHASHDATGVHIAIEDSGPGIPEDERAAVLKRFYRSEEGHRHPGFGLGLSIVAAIVDLHGFRLEVGASELGGAKLVLHCPTGGLPK, encoded by the coding sequence ATGCCATTGCCGAACCCGTCTAAGGGCTGGAGTTCTTCGACCAGCCGCCTGCTGGCACTGTACAGCTTTCTGTTCGTGGCCTGGAGCAGCATCCTCATGGGGGTGTTGTACTTCGAAGTGTCCAGCTACCTGAACAAGCTCACCCGCCATTCCATGCTGCAGCGTCAGCATCTGTTCGCCCATATGACCGGCAAGCAGCTGGACGATGCCTTGATCGCCAGCCAGGCCTTCGAGGAGCGCAGCTTCGATGCCTACGGCCTGTTCGACGCCCAGCTCAACCCGATCAGCGGCCGGATCCGCGCCATTCCGCCAGAGCTCGGCCTGGACGGCCAAGTCCATGAGCTCAAGCGCTGCCTGGACGCCGACGACCCACACGTACCCCGCGACAGCTGCGATGCGGTGGCGATCCAGGTCAAGGACGGTCGCTGGCTGGTGCTGGTGCGTGACAACGGCTCCTTGTTCGTGGTCACCCGGATCATCCTCCATGCCCTGCTCTGGGGCATTTCCCTGACCCTGATCCCCGGCTTCGCCGGCTGGTACCTGCTACGCCGCAGGCCACTCAAGCGCATCCGCGCGATCCAGGCCCAGGCCGAGCTGATCGTCGCCGGTGACCTCACCCATCGCCTGCCCCTGTCGGCCCGGCGTGACGAACTGGACATGCTGGCAGCCATCGTCAACGCCATGCTCGATCGCATCGAACGGTTGATGCACGAGGTCAAGGGCGTCTGCGACAACATCGCCCACGATCTGCGCACACCGCTGACCCGCCTACGGGCCCAGTTGTATCGGATCCGCCAGCAAAGCGGCGACCACGCTCCCGAGGCGCAGGCCCTGGACCAGGCCATCGGCGAAACCGACACACTGATGGCACGCTTCCGTGGCCTGCTGCGCATCAGCGAGCTGGAAGATCGCCAGCGACGCGCGGGCTTCGTCGAACTGGACCCGCACGCCTTGCTGGTGGAGCTGCACGACTTCTACCTGCCCCTGGCCGAGGATGGCGGCATTCGTCTGGCGCTCGTGCAACCGGAGCAGCTACCGCCCCTGCATGGCGACCGGGAACTGTTGTTCGAGGCACTGGCGAACCTGGTAGGCAATGGCATCAAGTTCACCCCCGACGGCGGGCAGGTACGCATCCACGCCAGCCATGATGCTACTGGCGTGCATATCGCCATCGAGGACAGCGGGCCGGGCATTCCCGAGGATGAGCGTGCGGCGGTCTTGAAACGCTTCTATCGCAGCGAGGAAGGCCATCGTCACCCGGGGTTCGGGTTGGGCTTGTCGATCGTCGCGGCGATCGTCGACCTGCATGGGTTCCGGCTGGAGGTGGGGGCCAGTGAGCTGGGTGGGGCGAAGCTGGTGCTGCATTGCCCTACGGGTGGTCTACCCAAATAA
- a CDS encoding urease subunit gamma encodes MELTPREKDKLLLFTAALLAERRLARGLRLNYPEAVALISAAVLEGARDGRSVAELMSLGREVLQREQVMEGVPEMLHDVQVEATFPDGTKLVTVHDPII; translated from the coding sequence ATGGAGCTGACCCCGAGAGAGAAGGACAAACTGCTGCTGTTCACTGCCGCGCTGTTGGCCGAGCGGCGCCTGGCACGTGGTTTGAGGCTCAACTACCCCGAGGCGGTGGCGCTGATCAGCGCCGCAGTGCTGGAGGGTGCGCGTGATGGGCGCAGTGTGGCCGAGCTGATGAGCCTGGGCCGCGAGGTGCTGCAGCGAGAACAGGTCATGGAGGGCGTGCCTGAGATGCTGCATGACGTGCAGGTCGAGGCGACTTTTCCCGACGGCACCAAGCTGGTGACCGTGCATGACCCCATCATCTAA
- a CDS encoding urease subunit beta: protein MIPGEVQVVEGDIELNVGRETLSLSVANHGDRPVQVGSHYHFHEVNPCLVFERAAALGFRLDIPAGTAVRFEPGQARTVQLVAYAGKREVFGFQGKVMGVLEGKA from the coding sequence ATGATTCCCGGAGAAGTCCAGGTCGTAGAGGGCGACATCGAGCTCAATGTCGGCCGCGAAACCCTCAGCCTCAGCGTGGCCAACCATGGCGACCGGCCGGTGCAGGTCGGCTCGCATTACCACTTTCATGAAGTCAACCCGTGCCTGGTCTTCGAGCGCGCGGCGGCGCTCGGGTTTCGCCTCGACATCCCCGCTGGCACCGCGGTGCGCTTCGAGCCAGGGCAGGCGCGGACCGTGCAACTGGTGGCCTATGCCGGCAAGCGCGAGGTCTTCGGCTTCCAGGGCAAAGTGATGGGCGTCTTGGAGGGCAAGGCATGA
- a CDS encoding peptidylprolyl isomerase, whose translation MSKVKLSTNHGDIVLQLDAEKAPKTTENFVQYVKEGHYDGTVFHRVINNFMIQGGGFEAGMKQKPTRAPIQNEADNGLKNAKYSIAMARTMEPHSASAQFFINVADNDFLNHSGKNVQGWGYAVFGEVIEGREVVDAIKGVSTGSKAGHQDVPKDDVIIEKAEIIE comes from the coding sequence ATGTCCAAAGTCAAACTGAGCACCAACCACGGCGACATCGTCCTGCAACTGGACGCCGAAAAGGCACCGAAAACCACCGAGAACTTCGTTCAATACGTCAAGGAAGGCCACTACGACGGCACCGTCTTCCACCGCGTGATCAACAACTTCATGATCCAGGGCGGTGGGTTCGAAGCCGGCATGAAGCAGAAACCGACCCGCGCGCCGATCCAGAACGAAGCCGACAACGGCCTGAAGAACGCCAAGTACAGCATCGCCATGGCCCGCACCATGGAACCGCACTCCGCCTCGGCGCAGTTCTTCATCAACGTCGCCGACAACGACTTCCTCAACCACAGCGGCAAGAACGTCCAGGGCTGGGGCTACGCGGTGTTCGGCGAAGTGATCGAAGGCCGGGAAGTGGTCGATGCCATCAAAGGCGTGTCCACCGGTTCCAAGGCCGGCCACCAGGACGTGCCGAAGGACGACGTGATCATCGAGAAAGCCGAGATCATTGAGTGA
- a CDS encoding urease accessory protein UreD, with translation MSLAEQVEQNGQEAGWRAQLQLRFIQRQGMTCLGARRHVGPLLVQRPFHPEGAPCHVYVLHPPGGIVAGDRLALDVHLEPGSHALLTMPGASKFYRSIGPTAQLVQRFHLAAGSTLEWLPQDSIFFDGARASLDSRFTLEPGARLLAWETLCLGRPVMGERFAQGALDSRLHIEMPDDIGLHERLRIEDGRLEKLGGHPLVATFCAAPATSAVLEKARQVLEGLGNPAGATLLGQLLVIRLLDHDNQNLQHTLQRLWHMLRPAVLGLAPCPPRIWAT, from the coding sequence ATGTCGTTGGCAGAGCAGGTCGAACAGAACGGGCAGGAGGCAGGCTGGCGTGCGCAGTTGCAATTGCGCTTCATCCAGCGCCAGGGAATGACCTGCCTTGGTGCACGGCGGCACGTCGGTCCTCTTTTGGTGCAGCGCCCGTTTCACCCCGAAGGCGCGCCCTGCCATGTCTATGTGTTGCATCCGCCTGGCGGCATCGTCGCTGGTGACCGGCTGGCACTGGATGTTCACCTCGAACCGGGCAGCCACGCGCTGTTGACCATGCCGGGGGCGAGCAAGTTCTACCGCAGCATCGGCCCGACCGCGCAGCTCGTGCAGCGTTTCCACCTGGCCGCCGGCAGCACCCTGGAGTGGCTGCCCCAGGACAGCATCTTCTTTGATGGGGCCCGGGCCAGCCTCGATAGCCGCTTCACCCTCGAACCCGGCGCCCGGTTGCTGGCCTGGGAGACCCTGTGCCTCGGTCGGCCGGTGATGGGCGAGCGCTTCGCGCAGGGGGCCTTGGACAGTCGCCTGCATATCGAAATGCCTGACGACATCGGCCTGCACGAGCGGCTGCGTATCGAAGACGGTCGGCTGGAGAAGCTGGGTGGTCATCCCTTGGTCGCCACTTTCTGCGCCGCGCCTGCAACTAGCGCTGTGCTGGAGAAGGCCAGGCAAGTGCTCGAAGGCCTGGGCAACCCGGCCGGCGCAACCTTGCTTGGGCAGCTACTGGTGATTCGCTTGCTCGACCACGACAACCAAAACCTGCAACACACCCTGCAGCGCCTCTGGCACATGCTGCGTCCGGCCGTCCTTGGCCTGGCGCCGTGCCCGCCGCGCATCTGGGCCACCTGA
- a CDS encoding response regulator transcription factor, whose translation MPRVLTIEDDAVTAQEIVAELSSHGLEVDWADNGREGLSKAIGGGYDLITLDRMLPEVDGLTIVTTLRNLKIATPILMISALSDVDERVRGLRAGGDDYLTKPFASDEMAARVEVLLRRNSVPMTQTRLQVADLELDLISHEARRGEQTLNLLPTEYKLLEYLMRHAGQVITRMMIFEEVWGYHFDPGTNLIDVHIGRLRKKIDPPGQSPLIRTVRGSGYAIAEPV comes from the coding sequence ATGCCCCGCGTACTGACCATCGAAGACGACGCCGTCACCGCCCAGGAGATCGTCGCCGAACTGTCCAGCCATGGCCTGGAGGTGGACTGGGCCGACAATGGCCGCGAGGGCCTGTCCAAGGCCATCGGCGGTGGCTATGACCTGATCACCCTGGACCGTATGCTGCCGGAGGTCGATGGCCTGACCATCGTCACCACCTTGCGCAACCTGAAGATCGCCACGCCGATCCTGATGATCAGCGCGCTGTCCGATGTCGACGAGCGGGTGCGGGGCCTGCGTGCCGGGGGTGACGACTACCTGACCAAACCCTTCGCCTCCGACGAGATGGCCGCCCGGGTCGAGGTGCTGCTGCGTCGCAACAGCGTGCCCATGACCCAGACCCGGCTGCAGGTAGCCGACCTGGAGCTGGACCTGATCAGCCACGAGGCCCGCCGCGGCGAGCAGACCCTCAACCTGCTGCCCACCGAGTACAAGCTGCTGGAGTACCTGATGCGTCACGCCGGCCAAGTGATCACCCGGATGATGATCTTCGAGGAAGTCTGGGGCTATCACTTCGACCCGGGCACCAACCTGATCGATGTGCACATCGGCCGCCTGCGCAAGAAGATCGACCCGCCCGGCCAGAGCCCGCTCATCCGTACCGTGCGGGGCTCCGGCTATGCCATTGCCGAACCCGTCTAA
- a CDS encoding branched-chain amino acid aminotransferase — protein sequence MSNESINWDKLGFDYIKTDKRYLSVWRNGEWDKGTLTEDNVLHISEGSTALHYGQQCFEGLKAYRCKDGSINLFRPDQNAARMQRSCARLLMPQVPTDVFIEACKQVVKANERFVPPHGKGALYLRPFVIGTGDNIGVRTAPEFIFSIFAIPVGSYFKGGMKPHNFVISSYDRAAPQGTGAAKVGGNYAASLMPGAEAKKNNFADAIYLDPLTHSKIEEVGSANFFGITKDNEFVTPKSASVLPGITRLSLMELAASRLGLKVVEGDVEINKLDRFIEAGACGTAAVITPIGGIEYNGKLHVFHDLEKVGPVTQKLYNELTGIQSGDVEAPAGWIVKVA from the coding sequence ATGAGTAACGAGAGCATTAACTGGGACAAGCTGGGCTTCGACTATATCAAGACCGACAAGCGCTACCTGTCCGTATGGCGCAACGGCGAGTGGGACAAAGGCACCCTGACCGAAGACAATGTGCTGCACATCAGTGAAGGCTCCACCGCCCTGCACTATGGCCAGCAATGCTTCGAAGGCCTGAAGGCCTATCGTTGCAAGGACGGTTCGATCAACCTGTTCCGCCCCGACCAGAACGCCGCCCGCATGCAGCGCAGCTGCGCCCGACTGCTGATGCCGCAGGTGCCGACCGACGTGTTCATCGAGGCCTGCAAGCAAGTGGTCAAGGCCAACGAGCGCTTCGTGCCGCCGCACGGCAAGGGTGCCCTGTACCTGCGCCCGTTCGTGATCGGCACCGGCGACAACATCGGCGTGCGCACCGCCCCCGAGTTCATCTTCTCGATCTTCGCCATCCCGGTCGGCTCGTACTTCAAAGGTGGCATGAAGCCGCACAACTTCGTGATCTCCAGCTACGACCGCGCGGCCCCGCAAGGCACCGGCGCAGCCAAGGTCGGTGGCAACTATGCAGCCAGCCTGATGCCAGGCGCCGAGGCCAAGAAGAACAACTTCGCCGATGCCATCTACCTGGACCCGCTGACCCACAGCAAGATCGAGGAAGTCGGCTCGGCCAACTTCTTCGGCATCACCAAGGACAACGAGTTCGTCACGCCGAAATCGGCCTCCGTGCTGCCAGGTATCACCCGCCTGTCGCTGATGGAGCTGGCTGCCTCGCGCCTGGGCTTGAAAGTGGTCGAGGGCGACGTCGAGATCAACAAGCTCGACCGCTTCATCGAAGCCGGTGCCTGCGGTACCGCCGCGGTGATCACCCCGATCGGTGGTATCGAGTACAACGGCAAGCTGCACGTGTTCCACGACCTGGAAAAAGTCGGCCCGGTTACCCAGAAGCTCTACAACGAGCTGACCGGCATCCAGAGCGGTGACGTCGAAGCGCCAGCAGGCTGGATCGTCAAGGTCGCCTGA